In Polaribacter sp. Hel_I_88, the following proteins share a genomic window:
- a CDS encoding TAT-variant-translocated molybdopterin oxidoreductase, translating to MASNKKYWKSVEELKDSSIVETLSKNEFVEEISTDAFLGDKETLEKSSTSRRDFLKYVGFTTAAASLAACEGPVRKSIPYVVKPNDIIAGVADWYATSMADGYDFANVLVKTREGRPIQIMPNKEANGTTSARVQAAVLSLYDEKLRLKNPTKAGESISWNDADKEIGAKLNALNAAGKPVVLLTGTLASPSTSKIIEEFIAAYPNTKHVVYDAVSESGAADAMMAMYGKRVLPKYHLNKAKTIVSFGADFLGDFHGGFEKAYIEGRQPKTGNMSYHVQFESNMSLTGANADKRVVVKPSDQVFALLNLYAAITGTNLSSKATPVDAEVKRMANELRKAGSKGVVLTGLNDVNAQLITLAINKALNSEIVDTTNTLNIRQGNDAEVAQLISDMKAGSVGGLISYNVNPAYSLANVADFTEGLNKVDLKVALSTENSETVDAMEYALPTSHFLESWGDTQFDAETYGLMQPTIQLLFDTRQVQDVLLKWSGSSTNYYDYLKTFATSTVLGGSSWNTALHNGFFKREIVSNGSILNNETEVVFESTVSIGAAANALSSEAKKASGFELNLYTKTGLGDGKQANNPWLQEFPDPITRTSWDNYLTMSIADAKELGFSNPVKDNGAIDGDYAKVSVNGKEVTVPVMVQPGQAKGSVGLSLGFGRTFGLKEEMQVGVNAYPLYQGSNNIQYNVTIEKVAGTHKFACTQVQKTIAGRHDILKVASLKEYKTVDPKDHHHGWNKPAYVSYDHQEVEANTIDIWDEHNRELGHHFNLSIDLTSCTGCGACVVACHAENNVPVVGKNEVRIGRDMHWLRIDRYYSSEVETREDAKELGLGIAATYEGLETEAENPEVTFQPMMCQHCNHAPCETVCPVAATTHGRQGQNQMTYNRCVGTRYCANNCPYRVRRFNWFEYANNNEFDFNMNNEYGKMVLNPDVVVRGRGVMEKCSMCIQMTQATILKAKKEGRAVNTDEFETACSSACSTGALVFGDVNNKEDQVAALAEDNRAYNVLDYLQTKPNVIYQVKIRNTNEA from the coding sequence ATGGCTTCAAACAAAAAATACTGGAAAAGTGTTGAGGAACTAAAAGATAGTTCTATTGTTGAAACGTTAAGTAAAAATGAATTTGTGGAAGAAATTTCTACAGATGCATTTTTAGGTGATAAAGAAACATTAGAGAAATCATCTACTTCACGAAGAGATTTCTTGAAATATGTTGGCTTTACTACTGCTGCAGCTTCTTTAGCTGCTTGTGAAGGACCTGTAAGAAAATCGATTCCTTATGTAGTAAAACCAAATGATATTATAGCAGGTGTTGCAGATTGGTACGCAACTTCTATGGCAGATGGGTATGATTTTGCAAATGTTTTGGTAAAAACAAGAGAAGGTCGTCCAATTCAAATCATGCCAAATAAAGAGGCGAATGGAACTACAAGTGCAAGAGTTCAAGCTGCTGTTTTATCCTTATATGATGAAAAATTACGTTTAAAAAATCCAACGAAAGCTGGAGAATCAATTTCTTGGAATGATGCTGATAAAGAAATTGGAGCAAAATTAAATGCCTTAAACGCTGCTGGTAAACCTGTTGTTCTATTAACAGGAACTTTAGCAAGTCCTTCAACAAGTAAAATTATTGAAGAATTTATTGCTGCTTATCCAAATACAAAACATGTAGTTTATGATGCGGTTTCAGAATCTGGTGCTGCAGATGCAATGATGGCTATGTATGGTAAACGTGTTTTGCCTAAATATCATTTAAATAAAGCAAAAACAATTGTTTCTTTTGGTGCAGATTTTTTAGGAGATTTCCATGGAGGATTTGAAAAAGCATATATAGAAGGTAGACAGCCAAAAACTGGCAATATGTCTTACCATGTTCAGTTTGAAAGCAATATGTCTTTAACAGGTGCAAATGCTGATAAAAGAGTGGTTGTAAAACCATCTGATCAAGTTTTTGCATTGTTAAACTTATACGCAGCTATTACTGGTACTAATCTTTCTTCAAAAGCAACTCCAGTTGATGCAGAAGTTAAAAGAATGGCGAATGAACTTAGAAAAGCAGGTTCAAAAGGTGTTGTTTTAACAGGTTTAAATGATGTAAATGCGCAATTAATTACATTAGCAATTAATAAAGCATTAAATAGTGAAATCGTTGATACAACCAATACATTAAACATCCGTCAAGGGAATGATGCAGAAGTTGCTCAATTAATTTCAGATATGAAAGCTGGTAGCGTTGGAGGATTAATTTCTTACAACGTAAATCCTGCTTACAGTTTAGCGAATGTTGCTGATTTTACTGAAGGATTAAATAAGGTAGATTTAAAAGTTGCTTTGTCAACAGAAAATAGCGAAACAGTTGATGCAATGGAGTATGCATTGCCAACATCGCACTTTTTAGAATCTTGGGGAGATACACAATTTGATGCTGAAACTTATGGTTTAATGCAACCAACGATTCAGCTGTTATTTGATACGCGTCAAGTTCAAGATGTTTTATTAAAGTGGTCTGGAAGCTCAACTAATTATTACGATTATTTAAAAACCTTTGCAACTTCAACTGTTTTAGGTGGTAGTTCTTGGAATACAGCTTTACATAATGGTTTCTTTAAAAGAGAAATTGTAAGTAATGGATCTATTTTAAATAATGAAACCGAAGTTGTTTTTGAAAGTACAGTTTCTATAGGAGCTGCTGCAAATGCACTTTCTAGTGAGGCTAAAAAAGCATCAGGTTTTGAGTTAAACTTATATACAAAAACTGGTTTAGGAGATGGTAAACAAGCGAACAATCCTTGGTTACAAGAATTCCCTGATCCAATTACCAGAACTTCTTGGGATAATTACCTAACAATGTCTATAGCTGATGCTAAAGAGTTAGGTTTTTCAAATCCTGTAAAAGATAATGGTGCTATTGATGGAGACTACGCAAAGGTTTCTGTGAATGGAAAAGAAGTTACTGTTCCAGTAATGGTACAACCAGGTCAGGCAAAAGGATCTGTTGGGTTATCACTTGGTTTTGGTAGAACTTTCGGATTAAAAGAAGAAATGCAAGTGGGTGTTAATGCGTATCCTTTATATCAAGGAAGCAATAACATTCAATACAATGTAACAATTGAAAAAGTTGCAGGAACTCATAAGTTTGCTTGTACACAAGTACAAAAAACAATTGCAGGTCGTCACGATATTTTAAAAGTAGCATCTCTTAAAGAGTATAAAACAGTTGATCCTAAAGATCATCATCATGGTTGGAACAAACCAGCGTATGTATCTTATGATCATCAAGAAGTAGAAGCAAACACAATTGATATTTGGGATGAGCATAATAGAGAATTAGGGCATCACTTTAATTTATCTATAGATTTAACATCTTGTACAGGTTGTGGAGCTTGTGTGGTTGCATGTCACGCAGAAAACAACGTTCCAGTTGTTGGTAAAAACGAAGTTAGAATAGGTAGAGATATGCACTGGTTGCGTATTGATAGATATTATTCGTCAGAGGTAGAAACAAGAGAAGATGCTAAAGAATTAGGTTTAGGAATTGCTGCTACTTATGAAGGTTTAGAAACTGAAGCAGAAAACCCTGAAGTTACTTTTCAACCAATGATGTGTCAACATTGTAATCATGCTCCTTGTGAGACTGTTTGTCCTGTTGCTGCAACAACTCATGGTCGTCAAGGACAAAACCAAATGACGTATAACAGATGTGTGGGTACAAGATATTGTGCAAACAACTGTCCTTATAGAGTTCGTAGATTCAACTGGTTTGAATATGCAAACAACAATGAATTCGATTTCAATATGAATAACGAATATGGTAAAATGGTATTGAATCCAGATGTTGTTGTTCGTGGAAGAGGAGTTATGGAAAAATGTTCTATGTGTATTCAAATGACACAAGCAACAATTTTAAAAGCGAAAAAAGAAGGCAGAGCAGTAAATACAGATGAATTTGAAACAGCATGTTCATCAGCATGTAGTACTGGAGCATTAGTTTTTGGTGATGTTAATAATAAAGAAGATCAAGTAGCTGCTTTGGCAGAAGATAATAGAGCTTATAACGTATTAGATTACTTACAAACGAAACCTAATGTAATCTATCAAGTTAAAATAAGAAACACAAACGAAGCGTAA
- the nrfD gene encoding NrfD/PsrC family molybdoenzyme membrane anchor subunit, whose product MSHYEAPIREPLVLGDKTYHDITEDIAKPIEGKANKNWYIAFYISLAAMLWGFGCIFYTVGTGIGVWGLNKNIGWAWDITNFVWWVGIGHAGTLISAVLLLFRQKWRMAINRSAEAMTIFAVFQAGLFPIIHMGRPWNAFWVLPLPNQFGSLWVNFNSPLLWDVFAISTYLSVSLVFWWTGLLPDFAMIRDRAVKPFQKNIYALLSFGWSGRAKDWQRFEEVSLVLAGLATPLVLSVHTIVSMDFATSINPGWHSTIFPPYFVAGAIFSGFAMVQTLLGIMRKVTNLEDYITRMHVEYMNIVIILTGGIVAVAYATEFFIAWYTGSPYENYTYLSVGAATGPYAWAFYSLLFFNILTPQLLWFKKIRRSFIWTFIISIFINIGMWFERFDIIAIVLSKGHLPSTWWRFEPTFVDVGIFIGTIGFFFVLFLLYARTFPVIAQAEVKTILKSSGEFYKKRREQGIPTKPTIVLVDQTIKEVNPDKNKKG is encoded by the coding sequence ATGTCTCATTACGAAGCACCCATAAGGGAACCTTTAGTATTAGGTGATAAAACTTATCACGATATTACCGAAGACATTGCGAAACCTATTGAAGGGAAAGCAAATAAGAATTGGTACATCGCATTTTATATTTCTTTAGCAGCAATGCTTTGGGGATTTGGATGTATCTTTTACACTGTAGGAACAGGTATTGGAGTTTGGGGATTGAACAAGAACATTGGATGGGCTTGGGATATTACTAACTTTGTTTGGTGGGTAGGTATTGGTCACGCAGGAACATTAATTTCTGCTGTACTATTATTATTCCGTCAAAAATGGAGAATGGCCATAAACCGTTCTGCAGAAGCAATGACAATTTTTGCCGTTTTTCAAGCAGGATTATTCCCAATTATTCACATGGGGCGTCCTTGGAATGCGTTTTGGGTGTTACCACTTCCGAACCAATTTGGTTCTTTATGGGTAAACTTTAACTCACCATTATTATGGGATGTATTTGCAATCTCAACATATTTATCTGTATCCTTAGTTTTCTGGTGGACAGGTTTATTACCAGATTTTGCAATGATTCGTGATAGAGCTGTAAAGCCTTTTCAAAAGAATATATATGCTTTATTAAGTTTCGGTTGGTCTGGTAGAGCAAAAGATTGGCAACGTTTTGAAGAAGTATCTTTGGTACTTGCAGGTTTAGCAACTCCACTTGTACTTTCTGTACATACAATTGTATCAATGGATTTTGCTACATCAATCAATCCAGGTTGGCACTCAACAATATTTCCACCTTATTTCGTAGCTGGAGCAATCTTTTCAGGATTTGCAATGGTACAAACGTTATTAGGTATTATGAGAAAAGTTACAAACTTAGAAGATTATATTACACGTATGCACGTAGAATATATGAACATTGTAATTATTCTTACTGGTGGTATTGTAGCTGTAGCGTATGCAACTGAATTTTTTATTGCATGGTATACTGGTTCACCTTACGAAAATTATACATATTTATCTGTAGGTGCTGCAACAGGACCATATGCTTGGGCATTCTATTCGCTTTTATTCTTTAATATCTTAACGCCTCAATTATTATGGTTTAAGAAAATAAGAAGAAGTTTTATTTGGACTTTTATTATATCAATCTTTATAAATATTGGTATGTGGTTCGAACGTTTTGATATTATTGCAATTGTATTAAGTAAAGGTCATTTACCATCAACTTGGTGGCGTTTTGAGCCAACGTTTGTAGATGTTGGGATCTTTATAGGAACTATTGGATTTTTCTTTGTATTATTCTTATTATATGCAAGAACTTTCCCAGTAATTGCACAAGCAGAAGTAAAAACAATATTGAAATCTTCTGGTGAATTTTACAAGAAGAGAAGAGAACAAGGGATTCCTACAAAACCAACGATTGTATTGGTTGATCAAACAATTAAGGAAGTAAACCCTGATAAAAATAAAAAAGGATAA
- a CDS encoding DUF3341 domain-containing protein, whose product MESSKVIHAFYNDDEILMDAVKAVKAEHHHIEEVFCPFPVHGLDKAMGLAPTRLAITAFFYGITGLAFAIWMTNYMMIQDWPQDIGGKPSFSWIENMPAFVPIMFELTVFFAAHLMVITFYMRSRIWPFKKAENPDPRTTDDHFLMEIPVHNNVDELTALLTKTGAVEINVVDKH is encoded by the coding sequence ATGGAATCATCAAAAGTTATTCACGCATTTTATAATGATGATGAAATTCTGATGGATGCAGTGAAAGCTGTAAAAGCAGAACATCATCACATAGAGGAAGTTTTTTGTCCATTTCCTGTTCATGGTTTAGATAAAGCCATGGGATTAGCACCAACAAGATTAGCAATTACAGCTTTCTTTTATGGTATTACAGGTTTAGCATTTGCTATTTGGATGACAAATTATATGATGATTCAAGATTGGCCACAAGATATTGGTGGGAAACCAAGTTTTTCTTGGATCGAAAACATGCCAGCATTTGTGCCAATTATGTTTGAATTAACGGTATTTTTTGCAGCACATTTAATGGTAATCACTTTTTACATGAGAAGTAGAATATGGCCATTCAAAAAAGCTGAAAATCCTGATCCAAGAACTACAGATGACCATTTTTTAATGGAAATTCCTGTACATAATAATGTGGATGAATTAACTGCATTACTAACAAAGACAGGTGCTGTAGAAATTAATGTAGTAGATAAGCACTAA
- a CDS encoding cytochrome c — protein sequence MKNLKLIIGLAILTGFISCNDKRKPQLEYMPDMYVSIPYDADDAEGLNGKPVNSKPVAGTIPVGGHPAYDIPNTPEGYEKAKAEVTNPIEATEENLENGKAMYEIYCISCHGKKGDGNGYLSQAEKFEGIPSYKDRDINAGSIYHVLIHGKNLMGSHSGQLTYNERWQVIHYVEQLRSDLLK from the coding sequence ATGAAAAATTTAAAATTAATTATCGGTTTAGCAATCCTTACAGGTTTTATTTCTTGTAATGATAAAAGAAAGCCTCAACTTGAGTACATGCCAGATATGTATGTTTCTATTCCTTATGATGCTGATGATGCTGAGGGTTTAAATGGTAAGCCAGTAAATAGTAAGCCAGTTGCAGGAACTATTCCAGTAGGAGGACATCCTGCTTACGATATTCCTAATACTCCAGAAGGTTATGAAAAAGCAAAGGCAGAAGTAACAAACCCTATAGAGGCAACTGAAGAAAATTTAGAGAATGGAAAAGCCATGTATGAAATATATTGTATTTCTTGTCATGGAAAAAAAGGAGATGGTAATGGATATTTGTCTCAAGCAGAAAAGTTTGAAGGAATACCTAGTTATAAAGATAGGGATATCAATGCAGGAAGTATTTATCATGTGTTAATTCACGGTAAAAACTTAATGGGTTCTCATTCAGGTCAATTAACATATAACGAACGTTGGCAAGTTATTCATTATGTTGAACAATTGCGTTCAGACTTATTAAAATAA
- a CDS encoding cytochrome c oxidase subunit II encodes MLALFYIFIGVAIGVSFWQITRILNFRGVIANDQDNAKQGKYSLYFLVYFYAIMIYCLIAMNVIMLPESASIEGEHDDRLFDITFWLIGIVQFFMQFLIFYFTFKYKGNKNNKAKFYADSHKLEMIWTIIPAVVLVVLIGYGLWQWNNVMDLDDEEAVVIEVYSYQWGWHARYAGEDNTLGQGNVNFIEGINTMGVNMADKNSQDDKQVTELYLPKGKKVHFKFRSQDVLHSAYMPHFRAQMNCVPGMVTEFGFTPKYTTEEMRMQSEVVEKTKGINLVRAAKGEELYEFNYLLLCNKICGTSHYSMQMKITVVEPEEYEKWLEEQPTLATVINK; translated from the coding sequence ATGCTAGCTCTATTTTATATTTTTATAGGTGTTGCAATAGGTGTAAGTTTTTGGCAGATAACTAGAATTTTAAATTTTAGAGGTGTTATAGCGAACGATCAAGACAATGCAAAACAAGGAAAGTATTCATTATATTTCTTAGTTTATTTTTACGCAATAATGATTTATTGCCTTATTGCCATGAATGTTATTATGTTACCAGAATCAGCTTCTATTGAAGGTGAGCATGATGACAGATTATTCGATATTACTTTTTGGTTGATTGGTATTGTTCAGTTTTTCATGCAATTTTTAATTTTCTATTTTACTTTTAAGTATAAAGGAAATAAAAACAATAAAGCTAAATTTTATGCAGATAGCCACAAATTAGAAATGATTTGGACTATTATTCCAGCAGTTGTTTTAGTTGTTTTAATCGGTTATGGTTTATGGCAATGGAACAATGTAATGGATTTAGATGATGAAGAAGCTGTTGTTATAGAAGTATATTCTTATCAATGGGGTTGGCATGCAAGATATGCAGGAGAAGACAATACTTTAGGTCAAGGAAACGTGAATTTTATTGAAGGTATAAACACAATGGGTGTTAATATGGCTGATAAAAATTCTCAAGATGATAAACAAGTAACTGAACTTTATTTGCCAAAAGGTAAGAAAGTACATTTCAAGTTCCGTTCTCAAGATGTATTGCATTCAGCTTACATGCCTCATTTTAGAGCACAAATGAATTGTGTTCCAGGGATGGTTACAGAATTTGGTTTTACACCAAAATATACTACAGAAGAAATGAGAATGCAATCTGAAGTAGTAGAAAAAACAAAAGGAATTAATTTAGTAAGAGCTGCTAAAGGAGAAGAATTATACGAATTTAATTATTTACTACTATGTAATAAAATTTGTGGAACATCTCACTACAGCATGCAAATGAAAATTACAGTTGTTGAGCCAGAAGAATATGAAAAATGGCTAGAAGAACAACCAACTTTAGCAACAGTTATCAATAAATAA
- a CDS encoding cbb3-type cytochrome c oxidase subunit I produces the protein MSEHHHKETFVTKYIFSQDHKMISKQFLVTGMFMGIIAVLMSMLFRLQLAWPDTSFTIIEAFLGRHQTDGIMSPDIYLALVTIHGTIMVFFVLTAGLSGTFSNLLIPLQIGARDMASGFLNMVSYWLFFLSSIIMVISLFVEAGPASAGWTIYPPLSALPQAIPGSGAGMTLWLVSMSIFIASSLIGALNYIVTVLNLRTKGMKMTRLPLTIWAFFITAIIGVVSFPVLLSAALLLVFDRSFGTSFYLSDIFISGEVLHYQGGSPVLFEHLFWFLGHPEVYIVLLPALGITSEVISTNARKPIFGYRAMVMSIMAIAFLSTIVWGHHMFISGMNPFLGSVFTFTTLLIAIPSAVKAFNYVTTLWKGNLQLNPAMLFSIGLVSTFVTGGLTGLVLGDSALDINIHDTYFVVAHFHLVMGVSAIFGMYAGIYHWFPKMYGRMMNKTLGYWHFWITIVCAYGVFWPMHFIGLAGLPRRYYSNTAFPMFDDLADINVVITIFALVGGAAQIIFLANYFISIYRGEKATQNPWKSNTLEWTTPVEHIHGNWPGKLPEVHRWAYDYSKRVDPNDDDSDYLHGQDYVLQTTPLLEGEEES, from the coding sequence ATGTCAGAACATCATCATAAAGAAACATTTGTAACAAAATATATTTTTAGTCAGGATCACAAAATGATTTCTAAACAATTCTTAGTTACAGGAATGTTTATGGGGATTATTGCAGTTCTAATGTCAATGTTATTTCGTTTACAATTAGCTTGGCCAGATACATCATTTACCATTATCGAAGCTTTTTTAGGAAGACATCAAACAGATGGTATTATGAGTCCAGATATATATTTGGCTTTAGTAACCATTCATGGTACAATCATGGTATTTTTTGTATTAACAGCTGGTTTGAGTGGTACATTTTCGAACTTATTAATTCCATTGCAAATTGGAGCTAGAGATATGGCTTCTGGTTTTTTAAATATGGTATCTTATTGGTTATTCTTTTTATCAAGTATAATCATGGTAATTTCCTTATTTGTAGAAGCAGGACCAGCATCTGCAGGTTGGACGATTTATCCTCCATTAAGTGCATTACCACAAGCTATTCCTGGTTCAGGAGCAGGTATGACACTTTGGTTGGTTTCTATGTCAATTTTTATTGCTTCTTCTTTAATCGGTGCCTTAAACTACATTGTTACTGTACTTAATTTAAGAACAAAAGGAATGAAAATGACAAGATTGCCTTTAACTATTTGGGCTTTCTTTATTACTGCTATTATTGGAGTTGTTTCATTTCCAGTTTTATTATCAGCAGCGTTATTATTAGTTTTTGATAGAAGTTTTGGAACATCCTTTTATTTATCAGATATATTTATTTCAGGAGAAGTCTTACATTATCAAGGAGGATCTCCAGTTTTATTTGAACATTTATTCTGGTTTTTAGGACATCCAGAGGTATATATTGTATTATTACCGGCATTAGGAATTACATCTGAAGTTATATCAACAAATGCAAGAAAACCAATTTTTGGATACAGAGCAATGGTCATGTCAATTATGGCAATTGCCTTCTTATCTACAATTGTTTGGGGTCACCATATGTTTATTTCAGGAATGAATCCATTTTTAGGTTCAGTCTTTACATTTACAACGTTGTTAATTGCAATTCCATCTGCAGTAAAAGCATTTAATTATGTGACTACTTTATGGAAAGGAAATTTGCAATTGAACCCAGCTATGTTATTTTCTATTGGATTAGTATCAACTTTTGTTACAGGAGGTTTAACAGGTCTAGTATTAGGAGATTCAGCTTTAGATATTAATATACATGATACCTACTTTGTTGTAGCGCATTTCCACTTAGTAATGGGTGTTTCTGCTATATTTGGTATGTATGCAGGTATTTATCACTGGTTCCCGAAAATGTATGGTAGAATGATGAATAAAACATTAGGTTATTGGCATTTCTGGATTACGATAGTTTGTGCTTACGGAGTATTTTGGCCAATGCACTTTATTGGATTAGCTGGTTTACCAAGAAGATATTATTCAAACACAGCGTTTCCAATGTTCGATGATTTAGCTGATATCAATGTAGTAATTACAATATTTGCTTTGGTAGGTGGTGCAGCTCAAATTATATTTTTAGCGAATTATTTTATTTCAATTTATAGAGGAGAAAAAGCAACGCAAAATCCTTGGAAATCTAACACATTAGAATGGACAACTCCAGTAGAACACATACATGGAAACTGGCCAGGAAAATTACCTGAGGTTCATAGATGGGCTTATGATTATAGTAAGAGAGTAGATCCAAATGATGACGATAGTGATTATTTACATGGTCAAGACTATGTACTACAAACAACTCCACTTTTAGAAGGAGAAGAAGAATCTTAA
- the ruvB gene encoding Holliday junction branch migration DNA helicase RuvB has protein sequence MNENLNPENTNFSNEDLDVEKKLRPLSFEDFAGQDQAIDNLKIFVEAANQRGEALDHTLFHGPPGLGKTTLAHILANELQVGIKVTSGPVLDKPGDLAGLLTNLDERDVLFIDEIHRLSPIVEEYLYSAMEDYKIDIMIESGPNARTVQINLEPFTLIGATTRSGLLTAPMRARFGISSRLHYYTTELLTTIIQRSSHILGVPISMEAAIEIAGRSRGTPRIANALLRRVRDFAQIKGDGNITIQIAKYALKALNVDAHGLDEMDNKILATIIDKFKGGPVGLSTIATAVSENTETIEEVYEPFLIQQGFIMRTPRGREVTELAYTHLGRVKGRSQGELF, from the coding sequence ATGAACGAAAACTTGAATCCTGAAAACACGAACTTCTCAAACGAAGATTTAGATGTAGAAAAAAAATTACGTCCACTTTCTTTTGAAGATTTTGCAGGTCAAGATCAAGCAATCGATAATCTTAAAATATTTGTTGAAGCAGCCAATCAAAGAGGTGAAGCTTTAGATCACACTTTGTTTCATGGACCTCCAGGTTTAGGAAAAACTACGTTGGCACATATTTTAGCAAATGAATTACAAGTTGGAATTAAAGTAACCTCTGGTCCTGTTTTAGATAAACCAGGAGATTTAGCAGGTTTATTAACAAATCTCGATGAAAGGGATGTACTGTTCATTGATGAAATCCACAGATTAAGTCCAATAGTAGAAGAGTATTTATATTCTGCAATGGAAGATTACAAGATTGATATTATGATTGAGTCTGGCCCAAATGCCAGAACTGTTCAAATCAATTTAGAACCCTTTACTTTAATTGGTGCCACTACAAGGTCTGGTTTGCTAACTGCACCTATGAGAGCTCGTTTCGGAATTAGTAGCAGATTGCATTATTACACAACTGAATTACTTACGACCATTATTCAAAGAAGCTCACATATTTTGGGCGTTCCAATATCAATGGAAGCAGCTATAGAAATAGCTGGTAGAAGCAGAGGAACACCAAGAATTGCAAATGCTTTATTAAGAAGAGTTCGTGATTTTGCGCAAATAAAAGGCGATGGAAATATTACCATACAAATAGCCAAATATGCTCTAAAAGCTCTAAATGTTGATGCTCATGGTTTAGATGAGATGGATAATAAAATATTGGCAACAATTATTGATAAATTTAAAGGAGGTCCTGTAGGTTTAAGTACCATTGCAACAGCAGTTTCAGAAAATACAGAAACTATTGAAGAAGTGTATGAGCCTTTTTTAATTCAGCAAGGTTTTATTATGAGAACCCCAAGAGGAAGAGAAGTTACAGAATTAGCTTATACACACTTAGGTAGAGTAAAAGGGAGAAGTCAAGGGGAATTGTTTTAG